The nucleotide sequence actaccaggactaagttcatgataaatttaagttcaattaatcatattacttaagaactctcacttagacagacatctctctaatcatctaagtgatcacgtgatccaaatcaactaaaccatgtccgatcatcacgtgagatggagtagtttcaatggtgaacatcactatgttgatcatatctactatatgattcacgctcgacctttcggtctccgtgttccgaggccatatctgtatatgctaggctcgtcaagtttaacctgagtattccgcgtgtgcaactgatTTGCAcccttgtatttgaacgtagagcctatcacacccgatcatcacgtggtgtctcaacatgaagaactttcgcaatggtgcatactcagggagaacacttcttgataattagtgagagatcatcttataatgctaccgtcaaacaaaacagaataagatgtataacagataaacatcatatgcaatcaaaatatgtgacatgatatggccatgatcatcttgcgcctttgatctccatctccaaagtactgtcatgatctctatcgttaccggcacgacaccatgatcttcatcatcttgatctatattaatgtgtcatcacatggtcatctcgccaactattgctcttgcaactattgctatcgcatagcgataaagtaaagcaattatttggcacttgcatcttatgcaacaaagagacaaccatagggcttctgccagttgccgataacttcaacaaaacatgatcatctcatacaacaacttatatctcatcacgtcttgaccatatcacatcacaacatgccctgcaaaaacaagttagacatcctctactttgttgtttcaaattttacgtggctgctacgggctgagcaagaaccgttcttacctacgcatcaaaaccacaacgatagttcgtcaagttggtgttgttttaaccttcgcaaggaccgggcgtagccacactcgattcagctaaagtgagagagacagacacccgccagccacctttaagcacaagtgctcgtaacggtgaaaccagtctcgcgtaagcgtacgcgtaatgtcggtccgggctgcttcatctcacaataccgccgaaccaaagtatgacatgctggtaagcagtatgacttgtatcgcccacaactcacttgtgttctactcgtgcatataacatcaacgcataaaacctaggctcggatgccactgatggggaacgtagtaatttcaaaaaatttcctacgtacacgcaagatcatggtgatggcatagcaacgagaggggagagtgttgtacacgtaccctcgtagaccgtaagcggaagcgttagcacaatgcggttgatgtagtcttacgtcttcacgatccgaccgatccaagtaccgaacatacggcacctccaagttcagcacacgttcagctcgatgacgatccccgggctccgatccagcaaagcttcggggatgagttccgtcagcacgacggtgtggtgacgatgatgatgctctaccggcgcagggcttcgcctaaactccgcgacaatatgaccgaggtggaatatggtggaggggggcaccgcacacggctaaggaacgatccgtagatcaacttgtgtcccatggggtgcccccctgcccccgtatataaaggagcaaggggagggccggccaaggaggaggaggcgcgcccaaggggggagtcctactcccaccgggagtaggactcctcctttcctagtaggagtaggagagaaggaaggggaagagagaagggaaggaaggagggggtgcggcccctccccctagtccagttcggactaggccttgggggggcgcgcggcctgtcctaggcagcccctctctctttcccgtatggcccaataaggcccaatacttctccccggcgaattcccgtaactctccggtactccgataaatactcgaatcactcggaacctttctgaactccgaatatagtcgtacaatatatcattctttacgtctcgaccatttcgagactcctcgtcatgtccccgatctcatccgggactccgaactccttcggtacatcaaaactcataaactcataatataactgtcatcgaaaccttaagtgtgcggaccctatgggttcgagaactatgtagacatgacctagaactattcttggtcaataaccaatagcggaacctggatgcccatattggctcctacatattctacgaagatctttatcggtcaaaccgcataacaacatatggtgttccctttgtcatcggtatgttacttgcccaggattcgatcgtcgttatccaatacctagttcaatctcgttactggcaagtctctttactcgttacgtaatgcatcattccataactaactcattagctacattgcttgcaaggcttataatgatgtgcattaccgagagggcccagagatacctcttcgacaatcggagtgacaaaaacctaatctcgaaatacgccaactcaatatgtaccttcggagacacctgtagtactcctttataatcacccagttacgttgtgacgtttggtagtacccaaagtgttcctccggtaaactggagttgcataattctcatagttacaggaacatgtataagtcatgaagaaagcaatagcaatatactaaacgatcaagtgctaggctaacggaatgggtcatgtcaatcacatcagtcgcccgcctcgcgaggcttggcccctcacgagggtcttgtggcgttggtgttgaagctgggccgtaccagaccGTCGATGAAGCCACGTGATGGGCCGCAGGTAGACAGGGCTagatacccccgaatccaggacgccgacaatgactatgctattgctctgttatgcttatacctgagtacttattccgctgcttgtagttcgtgacttaggaatttcctcaccctgaaattcctcagtgacgaatttataaaaattgcctattcacccctcctctagtcgacttaacgcactttcagggagagatgttatgaccagTTAGTTGTGGCCCAGTTTATCTTATCGCTATTAGGGGCTTCGCCCAATTATCTtattaggaggattatataaactcgtgtaaggacccgttttgggattaagcaagaagcagtcatatttgctcggcttccttagggagctgggagacctaaccctagccgccgcccgtgCGCCCACTCTTTCTCTCTCGTGCACGCAACGACGGGGCCCCAGCACCGGCGACCACGCCATCCctccttccacccctacaacctgaGACCACGCCCTGGTAGGGATCCGGTTTCTACCACCTCCATTGCTGCTGCACCAGAACCATGACATATTTAAGGGGTCGGTCGGTAGGATGCTTGATGGATTCACACTCAAACATAACTTCATATATGGTAGCCCACCACAACCATACTTCCCATAGCATCATACTATTTCATGCACAAAATTGATAGCAGCACATACACATGATTGATACTAAAATGAAAAGGATGCTTTCATGGTGTGAAGTTTTAGAATGAGTAGTTGTGAGGCAGCAATTGAATGAAATGTTTGAAATGTAATGTGAGCGTCCTTCAAACATCTcaagcatggcagactgacaagagaAGATGGTCCAGCTTTCGAAGTGCTTGAACCCACAAAGCCGGAAGAAAATAATCCAATTGCATTCAACATCTTAGGTATCATGACATAGGTAGTACAGTGCACATAAACCAGAAACGAGAAAAAAAGATCAAACACCCAAGCTACATTCGAAATCTTTGCTACTGATCCATGGTTGATGGGTTTGCTTGCGATTAAAATGGGTCTGCCAAGTTTGTGATTAAACCGCCGCCGCAGCACCTTTGTTATGAGCCCTTGAGACTGCGGCACCTACATAAACCTTCAAGAAACCTAGCGGATGCGTCTTTGGTTTAACACTTACTGGGTTTTGCACACCTCGTGATATCTTAGCATTGGTCGGTAACATCTCAAGCGAGAAATTCATCGCCATGGCGGTCGAGATCGAAGACGACTCCTCGTCTGCGTTGTTTCGGTCTCTTGATGGATGAttgtttcttctctttttttgcgtGCGTGATTGCAGGACGTGGGGCGCGGAGTATGTTATTTTCCTCTACGatggagtacggtcagtcaatgtaaattacTAACTGCACACAGATAATGTATTAGGCTAAGTCTAGCCGTTCGATTAAGTTTAGTAGGTCTAATCATTAGACGGTAATGGATCCGTGTACATTTATGGGGTGTGCTTAGAGAAGATCATGTTTGGTCTTTTAtaagtaagtactccctccgtccggaaatacttgtcatcaaaataaataaaaggggatgtatctagatgtattttagttctaaatacatccctttttatccattttgatgacaagtattttcggacggagggagtagtagatagaGACCCAGAGGTATTTTGCTCTCACATGCACGTATCTTTTTTTGAGTTtgattttttaaaatgtttttatTTAAATAGTTGAGGCTACGCCACGATTTTTTTCCAGTTACCCTCCACGTTGGGGGGTCTGAGCTGATTTGTTTCTGGGTTTTGTCTCACTTTTTTGATTCATCAGGTTTTCAGCActtttttattttatatttaaagTATTTTCATACTATTGTGGATAGCAAATAGAACATTGACGATGAATTGCTTGAATTTGAGAAGCAACACAAAATGGCTAAGTGGAGCAACGACAGACGGCAAATGTTTCACTGAAAGACTAAAACATATGAATTCATTCAACATGCACTATATCGTATATTTTATCTCGTATTTCGTTGCAATGCACGGGTATTTTGCTAGTCAAGAGGTAACATTCGAGTAAAGGATGCGCGTTGAACATTTTGTAAATCTCCGCATCGAGGTTTGGTTGGACCTGAGGCGGCTGCTTGAGAATCACTCTTTTAAGCACGGGCGCACAACTGAATATCTGCTCCAGCAACTCAAACTCGTGCGTGTATCCTCCGAAGCCATTGATCTCCACTTCTTCCAGCTTCGTCAGAGCGACTATCTGTCTCCTCCAGTCTGTGTATCCCGCCGCAGCAGCACCGTGGCGATTTAAAAAAAGAACCCATCCATGGTTGAAATTTGACCCTAAAAATGGCTGAAATTGAATTAGAAAATTCTTTTTAGATCTGCTTGTCAAGAGGTGAACATCATAGTACTCGCTTGCCGCCAAAATTTGCAACAACaggttgttgtagacttaagtgCTTGCACTTGCCTTTATGCTAAGGATGTGTGGCACGCAACGGAGGTGGCAGACGCATGGTGATTATCAATCGGCTGAGGGCAGTTGTTTTCCTTGTCAAAAAGGTTTGAAATTTCCGCAGATTGGTCAGCATGGTAGTTTTGATTTTACAtactttttaaatttttttctagacaatttaaatttttggtcaaaattAGGTAAAATACCTGCCTCATGTGCCAAAACCACCTTTAGATCAAGTGAATCCGGTATTGAAGTTTTAATTTTTGAAGAAGCTAATGCCTGATTGTTTTTTTTAACGGGGGCAAAAGATTTGTCTCTATATaaaatgaggaggagaaagagTTTGTTACAACACAGTGCCAAGaaacggcatggcaattactctcgcAATAAGAAAGACCCTAAATTTTTCGCCCCGGCTTTAACCCAAAGGTTAGACTCTTCGATCACATTGTTTAGCAAGACATGCAGAGGGGCACTCTTCTGTCTAAACACCCTTGCATTACGCTCATTCCGGATCACCCATGAAACCAACATGGTTATCGAAGCCTTCGCTCTTCGGTTGGCGGTGTCCTCGGCGCTCAAACTCGCCCAccattccttgatggagtcgtacAAGTGCCATGTGGACGTGTCCACGTCGTGGATGCAGAGCTTCTGAATCACCATGTTCCAGAGCCTGAGGGTGAAGCGGTATCTGAAAAATAGATGGGGACCGCATTCCTGCACCCCTCTGCACAAGGGACAAGGGCCACAGTTTGGCCAGCCTCGTCTCTGCAATCTGTCTGCAGTCCAGATCCTATCTTGAAGCGCGAGCCAAGCAAAAAACTTGACTTTCGGAGGGGCCCAAACATTCCAAACCATTTGGTCCATGGGGGAGAGGACCAAGCCCATAAACTGTGCCCTGTACGCGGAGGCCGCGGAGTAGTTTTCGGAAGCCGTGTGTTTTCAAAGGATGTCATTGTCGGCAAGCTCATCAAGGTGGACCTCTTGGAGCAACGTCCATAGGGTGAAGAATTGTGAAAGATGCTCAATGGAGGCCGGTGTAGGTGGCCTGATTTTGAGAAAGAGTTTAATTTGTTGAATCAAGTGAGGGGGGCAATTTTCTAGATTATTAAAGCGGAGGGAGTACTTTCTAGTAGAAGAGAATGATTACTTTCGACTAGGAGGAATCCATCCATGGTCACACGTTCGCAGTGTCAATTATTTCCCACTGCTGATGCAGAAGCTGCTGCCTGCCCACATCGGAGACACCACTGGCCTGAAGAAACGGCGTACCACATCTTACTTCCTCGGAGGTGCTCGTCCACTCGCTACAGCATAACAACATCTGACATGGCAAATCCGAATTTTACGCAGCTCCATTATTCATTCATACGGAAAGAGGTTCACACCACATATACTTGCACTCTTGCCTGCACCAGAACACGCACATAacacccacacacacccacacaagCAAGTGCACGATTGCGACAACCAGAGCACATCAAGGCTCGCTCGCATTATTCCAACCTAGACAGATGAGGCCTACTACAGCCCATCACTACCGACACAACGGGGGTGGCGGTCTCCGAGCGGCGGCGGGGGAGCTTACGGGTTCACTTTCGGCGCCCACCCGGCGATCAGGTTCTCCTTGGTCGCCTTGGTCTTGACGAACGACTCGCGGCTGAAGAGAGCCTGCGTGCAGGAAAAACAGGGTGACCATCAGCGACTTCATCCATGGACAAGATTTGGAAATGGAAGAAGATAGCGTGTGTTTCGCTTTGAGCGTTGGCGTACCTCGGTGTAGGCATGGACGCTGGTCAGAGTTTCCGGGACCTTCCAGCCCTTGAAGTGCTCCAGGGCGACCTGGAGATGGTAGAGCTTCGGGGCCAGGCTCAGATCAGCAGCGGACACGTTCGCCCCACCAATGTAGGGTCCCTGCCAGCACAGTTTTGATAGTGTCGTTAGCATAAGTTTGGTAAGATCAGGCTAGATGTTCAGATTGAACAAACAAAGGCCCCACATCTTGCACGATAAGGCAATGGGACAAAATGAAATTATTGCACTGTGTCATCTCCAGAGAGGATAAGTGCTTGGATAGTAAAATTGGATATAATGGAAGTTGCATACTTCtcatagttacgttgtgacgtttgatagtacccaaagtgttcctccgataaacgggagttgcataattctcatagttacagaaacatgtataagtcatgaagaaagcaatagcaatatactaaacgatcaagtgctaggctaacggaatgggtcatgtcaatcacatcattctcctaatgatgtgatctcattaatcaaatgacaacacatgtctatggttaggaaacataaccatctttgattaatgagctagtcaagtagaggcatactagtgactatatgtttgtctatgtattcacacatgtatcatgtttccggttaatacaattctagcatgaataataaacatttatcatgatatgaggaaataaataataactttattattgcctctagggcatatttccttcagtgcctcCACACGAGAAACGGCCGGAGGCACCGCGACATACATTGATTAGTCCGCCCTCCGTTACCCTACAAATGCGAAAGTGTTGCGCGTTCGTGTTGGAATACCAACCGAGCGAATGATCACGTCGCTTTTCCCCCTATCTATTTACTCCTCCGTGCTCACACAGAACCGAGAAATAGAGGAAATAGAGGAGGTGCGGCGGATGCGGAAGCTCTGTAGCTCATCAACGGCGGCTGGGATGGCGACGTGCAGGGGAGCGAGCGGAAAGCGGCGGCGCTCGAGGATGGGAGCGTCGCTCAGGAGATTCCTCATGCAGGAGCTCGAAGACGGGGACAGGCCGGTTTCCACCCCGCTGACGTCCGTCCCGACGGTGAGATAGGGACTCGCCCGCTATGGGATCTCGCCGTGGCCGGGGAGGAAGAAATCAGGGAGGGTGGTGCGAGATATCGTATCGTGTCCAGCAGCAGCACTGCATCCCATACAGGAGAAGGGGAAGGGTATTCAGAAAGGAGATGGGCTCGCTGGTGAATAGCCTGGACGAATCTGGGAGGAACCCGTAGCTGCTGTTGTTTGTGTGTGTGGTCGCTTCTCTGCGTGATTGACTATGGATTCGGGATTTCGGGTGTATGTGTTGAGAATTACTCCcttcatttacttatacaaggccattaTGGAATAtatattttgcatctatacaaggccaccaacagtaatcgaggaaagaattaatgatatttcctcgtactagcaacctGTTTACTACTTGCATGCTTGCAGTCATAATGACACTACCTACTTCCTCCACTCAATTTTCTTGCATGCATGTAGCATATTAATTATCCCAGTAAACGAAAAGAAAAGCAAGCTTGCATTAAGTTTTACCTTGATACCTGTAATCTGAGTTTGTggtcttgtatataaaaatggagggagtagtattttttttcttaggaTCAGTGTAGAGAAT is from Triticum aestivum cultivar Chinese Spring chromosome 1B, IWGSC CS RefSeq v2.1, whole genome shotgun sequence and encodes:
- the LOC123076818 gene encoding probable glutathione S-transferase DHAR1, cytosolic produces the protein MRNLLSDAPILERRRFPLAPLHVAIPAAVDELQSFRIRRTSSISSISRFCPDLTKLMLTTLSKLCWQGPYIGGANVSAADLSLAPKLYHLQVALEHFKGWKVPETLTSVHAYTEALFSRESFVKTKATKENLIAGWAPKVNP